CGGAGAATGGGGTTAAACTTAAAGTCGAGGACCATGGCCGCGTCTTTCCAGCCAGTGACAAATCTCGTACCATTATCGAGGCTTTGGAAAAGAAAATCACTGAACTAGGTGGTCAAGTTGCTACTCAAACAGAAATTGTTTCGGTTAAAAAGATTGACGACCAGTTTGTCCTTAAGTCTACAGATCAAACCTTCACTTGTGAGAAACTCATTGTCACAACTGGTGGAAAATCCTATCCTTCTACTGGCTCTACTGGTTTTGGCCATGAGATTGCTCGCCATTTCAAACACACCATTACCGAGCTTGAGGCTGCTGAAAGTCCATTATTGACTGATTTCCCGCATAAGGCCTTGCAGGGGATTTCCCTAGACGATGTGACCCTAAGCTATGGCAAGCATGTCATCACTCATGACCTACTCTTTACCCACTTTGGTTTGTCAGGTCCTGCTGCCTTACGTATGTCTAGCTTTGTAAAGGGTGGGGAGATTCTCTCACTGGATGTTTTGCCTCAACTTTCCGAGAAGGATTTGGCTGCATTTCTAGAAGAAAATCGGGAAAAATCCTTGAAAAATGCCTTAAAAGCTATACTCCCTGAACGCTTGGC
This window of the Streptococcus sp. 116-D4 genome carries:
- a CDS encoding NAD(P)/FAD-dependent oxidoreductase yields the protein MKHFDTIVIGGGPAGMMATISSSFYGQKTLLIEKNRKLGKKLAGTGGGRCNVTNNGTLDDLLAGIPGNGRFLYSVFSQFDNHDIINFFTENGVKLKVEDHGRVFPASDKSRTIIEALEKKITELGGQVATQTEIVSVKKIDDQFVLKSTDQTFTCEKLIVTTGGKSYPSTGSTGFGHEIARHFKHTITELEAAESPLLTDFPHKALQGISLDDVTLSYGKHVITHDLLFTHFGLSGPAALRMSSFVKGGEILSLDVLPQLSEKDLAAFLEENREKSLKNALKAILPERLAEFFVQGYPEKVKQLTEGERDQLLQSIKALKIPVTGKMSLSKSFVTKGGVSLKEINPKTLESKLVPGLHFAGEVLDINAHTGGFNITSALCTGWVAGSNPI